Genomic window (Rossellomorea aquimaris):
TATACTTATTATTTTACCTATCTACAGAATAAAAAACATATGCTGAATGTGTTAGGATTACTATGAGGTGGAAAAAATGGGTAAGATTACGAAAATAACGAAGCAAGTAAAGAACGATGAGCGTTACAATTTATTTATAGATGGAAGATATGCCTTCAGTGTCGATGAAGCAGTACTGGCGAAGTTCCAGCTCCGAAAAGGTCTGGAAGTCGATGAGCTTGAGATTTCGGAGCTTCAGTACGAAGACGATGTGAAAAAAGCATTCAATAAAGCGATTCAATATTTAGCCTATCGAATGCGTACGGAAAAAGAAATCAGGGACCATTTACAAGAAGGAGATCCCGAAGATGGAGTCATACAGGAAGTGATTCATAAATTAAATGATATTAAATACATCAATGATTTAGAATTTGCTCACGCTTTTGTAGGGACGCACATGAATACCTCTGATAAGGGGCCGACTTGGATCCGGGGGGAATTGAGAAGAAAAGGGGTTGATGACCGTTATATCGAAGAGGCACTTGCTTCATTTACCGAAGAGAAGCAGGTTGATAAAGCGGTCGGTCTCACCGAAAAACTTCTTCAAAAATACCGGAAAGATTCTAAGACGATTGCCAAGCAAAAAATTGAACAGAACCTGATGCGAAAAGGATATCCGGGTTCTGTCATGAAAATTGTCTGGGAGACAGTACAATCTGATCGTGATGACGATGAAAAATGGGATGCGGTCTATCACCAGGGGTTAAAGGCACATAGAAAGTTGAGTTCGAAGTATGAGGGATACGAGTATGTCCAGAAAATGAAACAGACCTTGTATCGAAAAGGTTTCTCTATGGAGGACATCGAAAGACTTTTGGAAGAATTAAAAGAAAATGAAGAATGATTTGATGTTATAAAGATAGATTGAACTATAAGGGAATGACAAGGGGGAGTACGTGTGGAGATTTTCACGCTTCTGTTTGCTGGTTTAACACTTCTGCTGCTCATCGGTACGAATAAGAAATTCAAGCTTTACACAGGTGGAATTGTCGTGGGGGCAGCCGCACTATTTATCATTGGTGAAATCATCATTAAAGTCCAAACCGGATTCTATACACTTGGGAAGCAAGAGTGGTATAACCAAGGGTACGCCGAAACCATGGGAAAATGGGTGATGCCATTTTTTCTCTTAGGGGTGGCGATCTTCCTCATCCTCGTGAACATCCGGATGATCCAGCAGTTTCTCAAAAGAAAAGACGGTATCCGCTGGGTTTGGATGGCTTTTGTCGTTGTTATTGATACCTTCGCTGTATTTTTGGTACCGGTTTTATTATTTGTGGTTGCCTTTATGTTCTTCCCTTTTGCTCCATAAATGAGAAGGCAGTCTTCCTTTAGGGAGGGCTGCCTTTTGAGGTTTATTTTTTTGATTCGATGACGATTTCGTCTTTTTCTTTGTATTCATTCACAATCAATTCCGCAACTTCTTTAGGAGAGCGAAGCTTTGAAGGATCACTGATATGATCGCTGTTCTCCCAGAATGGAGTATCCATTCCACCCATATAAGCGTTCACGATGCGAAGATTCGAATCTTCGTACTCCTTCTGTAAACTTTCACCAAATCCTCTGAGGGCAAACTTGCTCGCTACATACAATGATTCGTTCTTTTTCCCTCTAAGGCCAGCTGTTGAAATAATGTTAATGATGGTACTATTCTGTTCCAGTTGATTTAGCAGTGCCTTGGTTAATCGAATGGGACCCAGTGCATTCGTTTCGAACATGCTTACTAATTCATCATCCTCCGTATCCTTGAAGGGGCCGAAATAGCCTATCCCTGCGTTATGTATGAGTAATTCAACATTACGACCTTTAAGATGATTTTCACCGAATTGTTGAATGTCATGAGTCGACCGAATATCCAATGTGGCAAATGAAACCTGTCCGCCTATGTTTTCAATTTCTGCTGCAGCTTCTTTTAAGCGGTCTTCAGTTCGAGCAAGAAGGAAGATATGATATCCTTGCTGGCTAAGAAGTTTTCCTAATTCTTTTCCAAGGCCGGAGCCTCCGCCTGTAATGATGGCTGTTTTCATAGTGGTGTCATCCTTTCTGGTGTATGTGTTTAGATTTTCTAAAAGTGCTTGTCTGAGCTGACCAGCCGCTTCTGCTTTTCTTATTGTCCAGCTGCGGGGCTAGCCCCGCGAGGTCATAAGCCATGATTGCCAAAAAGGCAAAGTACGCCTTTTCAGCAATCCCGTCTTATGCTTGTCGGGGCTGACCAAGCCGCTTCCGCTTTTCTTATTGTATCATTTTCTCTATACTACTATTAGTAGAGGTGATGAAGAATGGAACAAGAGAGAAGATATAGTGAGATGACGGAGCATGAGCTGAAGCAGGAGATCGCTTCGTTGAAGGAGAAGGCCAGAAAAGCTGAACAGCTGGGGATAGTGAATGAGTTTGCCGTTTTGGAGCGCAAGGCACTTATGGCACAGGCTTATTTGATGAATCCCGACGCCTACAAGCCTGGCGGGATATACGCGATAGAAGGAGATCCCGGTACATATTTCAAAGTCGACTATTTAAACGGGGTATTTGCCTGGGGATATCGCCTGGGTGGAGATGGAAAAGAAGAAGCACTGCCGATTTCCCTTTTAGCAGGGGAAAAGAAGTAATGAAGAGGTCCGTCATAAGGACGGACCTCGGAAGAAGAAGTCTAGGAACGCTTGCGTGTCTGGTTCTCTAGAATGATTAAGTCTTGAGTTTGTGTGGTTTGTCCATTAGCTTGGGAATGGGCATGCTTTGGATTGTAGAATGCCTTGTTAAATGGACTGCTGTACTTATTTCGGTAGAAGTTGTTTTTCATGTTTGCCATCGTAACTACCCCCTAAACAAATTTTCACTTCATTAAAGTGAGTCGTGATCTCTTTCTCCAGAAGCTTTCATACGTTCTTGAGGATGGGTGTTGATGGTGCCATTAGCCCTTTTAGATGCAAATTCCGCTTTAGCTCTCGGTTCACCTTCGAATTTATTGTTATTCATGTTGGGGAACCCTGTCGTTTTATTTCGCATAAAGTGCCTCCTAAAAGGTGAATTTTCTGACTCATACCGTGAAGAAGCAAAGGTTCAACCAAGCTTAACCACGTACTAATAGTATGGGTGAATTGGTGTACATTATCATAAAAGAGGGTACTAAATATATGGAAAAGGAGGAGACAAAATGGAGTCAACATTCCACGAATTAACACAATTGTTAATTGAAAAAAATAATAAGCTCTCGTATGAAAAAGCGAGAACCTGGATCGAACT
Coding sequences:
- a CDS encoding small, acid-soluble spore protein K — protein: MRNKTTGFPNMNNNKFEGEPRAKAEFASKRANGTINTHPQERMKASGERDHDSL
- a CDS encoding SDR family NAD(P)-dependent oxidoreductase; the protein is MKTAIITGGGSGLGKELGKLLSQQGYHIFLLARTEDRLKEAAAEIENIGGQVSFATLDIRSTHDIQQFGENHLKGRNVELLIHNAGIGYFGPFKDTEDDELVSMFETNALGPIRLTKALLNQLEQNSTIINIISTAGLRGKKNESLYVASKFALRGFGESLQKEYEDSNLRIVNAYMGGMDTPFWENSDHISDPSKLRSPKEVAELIVNEYKEKDEIVIESKK
- a CDS encoding YfhH family protein is translated as MEQERRYSEMTEHELKQEIASLKEKARKAEQLGIVNEFAVLERKALMAQAYLMNPDAYKPGGIYAIEGDPGTYFKVDYLNGVFAWGYRLGGDGKEEALPISLLAGEKK
- the recX gene encoding recombination regulator RecX is translated as MGKITKITKQVKNDERYNLFIDGRYAFSVDEAVLAKFQLRKGLEVDELEISELQYEDDVKKAFNKAIQYLAYRMRTEKEIRDHLQEGDPEDGVIQEVIHKLNDIKYINDLEFAHAFVGTHMNTSDKGPTWIRGELRRKGVDDRYIEEALASFTEEKQVDKAVGLTEKLLQKYRKDSKTIAKQKIEQNLMRKGYPGSVMKIVWETVQSDRDDDEKWDAVYHQGLKAHRKLSSKYEGYEYVQKMKQTLYRKGFSMEDIERLLEELKENEE
- a CDS encoding YpzG family protein — translated: MANMKNNFYRNKYSSPFNKAFYNPKHAHSQANGQTTQTQDLIILENQTRKRS